The DNA window CGCTTTGCACCGGCCACACACTCTCCGCTGGGCCTGCACTTCATCCCCACGGATTCTCCACACACAGCGGGCTCAGGCGTCGGCGGACGGCTCGCGCACGACGCGACCCTTGGAGTCCACCCGCCCGGGCAGCTCGAGACCCACCGAGAACGAGATGATGGCATCGAAGAGCGCGCTCCGTTCCACCCGCAGACGCTCGACTTCGCGCCGACGCCAGCGGCGGAACAGCCGCACGCGCACCGCTCGCGCAGTCTCCCGCGCGACTCGCAGGTAACGCATGCCCGCGGCTCCGCCGACACACGCCAGGAGCCCCATGCTGATGCCAGCCAACACCGGAACGTCCGGCACCCCCGGCAGTGCTACGCCAAGCAGGGCATTGCCTCTTGCCGCCAGGACTCCGACGCTGATCCAGGCCAACGGGAAGAGCAGCGCACCGAGCAAGAGCTTCACCGTGGCCTCGTCCTTGTAGGCGCGCGAGGTGAGCTTGGAAACGCCGATCAGCAGCAGGGCGACCGGCAGATTGACCAAGTACCCCACGATCAGCAGTGGCGGTAACACCAGGTAGACCGTCGCGAGCTGCAGGAAGAGCAGAAATCCGAGCCACGGCGACGCCAGTCGCGGATCGAGATCCAGATCGTGATCTTCGACGGCGAGGGCGCGGAGTGTCAGGTCGTAGCTCCGCAAGCGCCCGAGCACGGTCGCGACCTCGTCGGGGTGCGAGGCGAGGCGCGTGTTGTACCCTGACCAGATCCGGGCAAACCCCAGAACCTTCTCTTGCATGTCGGGCCGACCCGGGTCGGCCGCCGCGCGGTGAGCACGCTCCGCCCGCACGAGCTTGCGTGCGCGATGCATCAAGTGGTGCAGCTCCCAGGTCTCGGTGGGGTGAACGATGTCCGAGAGGCGAGTCTCGATCTCGTCCGTGAGCGCTCGAGCTCGCTCCTTCACGACGTCGTCGCTCTCATCCGGCGGAGGGGCGATGTCGAGCTCCGCCGAGAGCTCGAGGGGCGGGTGAAATTCCACCAGCGCGTAGGAGCGAAACGCTCGTTTGTCGTCGTAGTGCAGGCCGACCGGGATGATCACCGGCCGCTTGTCAGGGCACTCGGCCCGCGCCTGGTAATACAGCCGCGCGGCGCCCGTCTTCAGCTCCATCAGCCGGGGAGCGTCGTGACTGATGCCCTCGGGAAACAACGCAGCGAAAGCTCCTCCCGAAATGGCCTGCGCCAGCGCGGTCAGGCTGCGTTGATTCTGGGCTCTGCGGTCACCGCCGCCCGCCTTGGCGTCCACGGCGCGATAGATCGGGACCGCGCCGGCGCCACGCATCACCCAGCCGAGCAGCGGCAAGCGAAACAAACCGTGCCGGGCTCCGAACGCCACGGGGCGCGGAAAGAACGCCAGGATCAAGCCCGGATCCACCAGTCCGTTGGGGTGCGCTGCGACGATCAGTCCGCCGCCGGAGCTCGGCACGTTCTCTAGACCGCTGACCTCCACCCGACGAAAAAACGCCCGCACGAGCAGCCGCACGACGGTGACGGCGCTGCGATAAGAAGCGCTCACCGGGTCCTTCCAGGCAGGGCGCTCACGCGGAGGCCCCCGAGACTCGGACGCGGAGGATCGCGGTCCAGTCGTTGCGTCCGTCCGCCGAACAGAAGTGGAAGCGCCAGTCGCTGCGTGGAGAGAGTTCGTCCGTGATGCGCACCAGCACCGCGTCCACGAAGTCGTCGCCCTGGAGCACCACCGGCGTTGCCTCGCCGGAGAGCAATTGCACGCTCTCTGCGGCGGGCTCCTGGTTGGCCTCGGGCGCGGGCAGGTCCCCGAGCAAGCAAGGTTCCGGAACGACGCTGCTCGTCTGCCAGACGGTCCAACGCTCGGGATGCTCGAGCTCCGCGTACAGGCGCTGCACGTCCTTGCCGGAGTCCTCCTCGATGGCGAGGGCCAAGAGCACGATGAGCCCGGTCCCCGCAGAGCTGCCCGATTGCAGGATGCTCGCGCGAATCAGGTCTCGGTCGATGACGAGCTGAAAGGGCACCTGTCGGAGCGCGGTGAAGGCGGCGAGGGCGCGCCCCAAGAGGACGGCCCGCCCAACCCGCACATGGAAGGCCCCCAGCAAGATGCGCGGCTCGATTCGCCCGCGCAAGGGTCCATCGTAGGCCCGCGCGACCTCGAACTGATCGATCGAGACCTCGAGCCGGCGCAGACGCCCCGCCGACGCCGCGCGCCGCTGCTTGCGGCTGCGCCGCTGGCGCGCCCTCCGGCCTCGTCCCATCGCGAACGGGGAAGATAGCCCGGACGCCGGCGTAATACGCGGCACACCCCAGACCGGCCCCGCCTCGTGCGCCGCCGTCGGGTGGACCGGGGAAGTCATGAAGATTCGGAAATCACTCGAGAAAATCCTCACGATCAGCGCGCTGCCGCTGCTCTTTGCGCTCGCCACGGTGGAGACCGGTTGCCTGGGTCACTCCGGGCCCTCCGAGATCGCCCAGGGCCAGCGTTACCAGTCCGGCGACCCGACCTACGACCAGTTCTTCGAAGCAGTGCACGAGCTCTCGCTTCAGATGTCGACCGCGCCGCAAGCGGAAGGCCGGCTGCGGATGGCCCTGGGCAAAGAGCTCGGCGTCGAGCCGGAGGAAGAGGACGAGCCCGCGCCTGCGGTCGAGACCGCGCCCACCAACATGGAGGGGGCTCCTGGCGCAACCGACGCCACGGAAGCGCAGCTCAAGCAGAGCGCGATCAACGCCATCCCGGGCGCTTCGACGGTGAACGCCGTGTCGGCGCAGGTCGACCAGGCCAAACAGACGGTCGGACAGTTCAAGGCGCTCTTCGGGGGCAACGCCGCCGAGAAACCGGAGCCGGCCAAGGCCGCCGCCGCGCCCGCCAAGAAGACGATCAAGGCGCCGAGTGCCTCGCTGCTCGCGAAGGCGGTCAAGTCGCGCGCGAACAAACTCGGCGTCGAGATGAAGCTCACGGTCGATCACGGAGCCTTCGACTCGGGCGAAGCGAAGGCCTCGATGCTGTCGAGCGGCGACAACGACGAGGGGCAGAAGCTAGCCAAGCTGGTCGAGAAGACCGCCAAGGAAGAGCTCCAGCTGGCCGCCAAGATGCGCAAGGTGAAGAGCAAACTCTCCAAGCTGGCGACCCTGGGCGCTGCGCTCGACGCCAACGTCGACTCGACCTTCCGCAAGTCCCGCGCAAAGATGTCCGAGGTCCGGAAGAATCTGGAGGACGCCAAAGCGCTGATCGAGCTGATGGACTCCCGGGCGGCGGACGTCGACAAACAGGCCCTGCTGATGGTCAACAAGCTGGAACAGGCGGCCGCGGCAGACATTACGAGCCCGGACAAAGCCGAGACCGCAGTTGCCAAGAGCGACGCGAAGACCGAGGACAAGTCGCGAGCAAAAGCCGCCGAACAAGCCCGGGCGGGCAAGACCACCGACACGTCCAAGTCCAAGGCCAAGCCGAAGGACAAGGACAAGACTGGGCGCGCGAACCAGTCTCACGCCGCCGCTCCGGCCACGGTGCTGGCGGATTTCGAACCCTGACGCGAGAGCGCTCGACGCCGAGCGGACGCCTCCCCTACATGCAGACGATGCTCTGGCCGTTCGGCGTTGGGAAGAACGTGCCACTCAAGATGCACATCTCGTTCACCAGCGCCGAGTCCCCGAAGGTGAGCGTCTTCGAAGACGAGTTCTGATAGTTGCAGGTGTACGTGATCTGCGTGCCCGACGGGAGCTCGAGGGGTGGATCGTAGGCCTTGACCTCCGGTTCCTCCCACGACGTCCCTTGGTAGATCGACACGCCCTTGTCGGTCTTGGCCTCGAAGTCCACGCCCCACTGGTGCATGTGGCTGACGACGTCCATCAGCTTGATGTCGTAGGGGATGGTGCAGGTCTTCGTGGCCTTGCCGGCCTGGAGCGGCGGCACGGAGACGTCGAGGTTGTTGAAGAAGAGCGCCCCGGCCCACTGTGCCACCGTGCCCGCTGGCGCCACCTGAAACACGACGGTGATCTTGGCGGAGATGGGTTTGTCACCGGTGTTGACGTAGTGCGCCAACACCCGCAGGCCCGAGGCCGCGCTCACGAACCGGCCGACCCCCGCCGGGTAGCGGGTCAGCTGCTGCGGCGTTTGAGCAACATGCAGGGTGCGCTGGTACTCGAGGCCGCTGCAGTCTTCGAGCGGGCCATCTTGCGCGGCCTTCTCGTAGAACACGAACATGTGGTGTGAACCCGGGGTCATGAACGACTCACTCTGGAGCACGTCGACCGCGCCGCCGAACGGGTTGGCGAAGTTCTGACAGAAGAAGGTCTCTTCGCCGGGTGCGACGCTGCGGGAATCCGTCTCGATGGTCACCTCGGTCGTCTTCACCGTGCCACCGGCGCCGCCGCCAGCGCCGCTCGCGCCGCCGCCGCCGCCGCTGCCCCCGCTCGCCGACCCACACTGGCTGGCGCAACTCGACGTCGACTTGCCGCCACACACGCAGGTCTCGTAGCAGGTGGTGCAACTACCGCAGCTCGGCGCGGTGGTGCAGCCAGGTTCGTTCTTGCTGGTGTCGTTCGCTGCGTCGCTGCCGCAGCCCACCAGAAAAAATAAGGCCGAGAGTCCAGCTCCCACGACGGTTCGCATGTGCAAGCAGTGTATCACGCCATGACACGAACGCCGTGGCCGGGATCTTTGGTGCCGATCTCGAGCGCCGCGGCCTTGGTCGTGGCGTGGACTCGCTGGCCTCGCGTCGGTTCGAGCACCAACAAACCCCAGGCAATTTTCGAGTTCAGGCAGTACGTCAGCTCGCCGTTCGGGTTCTCGTAACGGAGCCCCACCATGTCGTCGGTATCGGCAACGAGCTCGCCATGCACGCGCGCGTCGGCATTGCGCGCCTCGAAGCGCCACGAGCGGGGCGTGATGAACCCGCGGCTCCGGAGCAGCGTGCGCACCTCGTTGAAGTGGTACTTGCGCCCGGCGTGCCACACACACAACACCGTGAGCGGCGGCGCCAGGACCGGGCCGAGCTTGAGGCGCCCCGTTGCGCCCTCGAGCACCAGCTCGTCGGTGTCATCCCACTGGTTCACGTGACCCCAGGCGTACAGCTCGGTGTGGCGCTTGCCCCAGTTGTGCGACTGCATGCCTTTCCAGCCGTCGACACGGATCTCGCGACCGTTCACGCGATACCAACCGCTGAAGCGGGTGTCGGGCGCCGGGGTCACGGTCTTCTGGCTGGGAAACGGGCCGTCGTACATCTTTGGGTGCGGATACGGAACCATCGGCTCGCCGCTCACGTCGAACTCGAGCTCCCAGCTGACCTGGTCCGCCCCGTGCGCAATCTTCCCTCGGCTCTTGCCCGGCTCGAGCACGAGCTCCGCAATGCGGACGTCGAGGTGCTCGCGGGAAAAATGTGCTTCCGCGTAGGGCACCACTTCCTTGACTGCAACGTGCCCGCGCTGACGATCGAAGACAATGCTCCAGGCTTCGGCGACCGGCGTCCTCCCGAGCCCCGACAGAATGGTGCCCTTGACCCAGAGCGCGCGGTCGCCGCCGGGTTCATTGAGCTTGAAATAGAAGCTCTCGACGTGATCGGCACTCTGCTTGAAATCGAAGCGGACGGCGTTCCAATCGGCGGCCATGGCGCCGGCTAGAATGCTCTGGTCCTGCTCGGGATCCAATCAGAGCTTCACGGGAGCCTGGTTGACCAACTGTGGGCGGCGGAGCGGCGCCGGTTTCGGACGTCGGCTCGCGCCGCCACGCCGGGAAATTGGGTAGCATCCTGCGCATGACGACCGACGAACTCGAGGTGCTCGCGTATGAAGAGAGCCCCATTGGCATGATCTGCCTGCGCCGCCGGAGTGTGCCATCGGCGCCGGAGACCCAGGCCTTCGAGATCACGGTGGACCATCAGTTCTTGATGAGCAGCCTGGCGACGGCATCGGAGCGAGAGCTGGCGCGGCGAGCGCTCGAGCTGCACGGCGGGCACGAGTTACGGGTCCTGGTCGGGGGGCTCGGTCTTGGTTACACGGCAGAGGCCGCCCTCGCCACCGGGCAGGCCGCCCAGGTCGAAGTGGTGGAGCTCTTGCCGCAGGTCATCGGCTGGTTGAAGCGCGGGCTGATCCCGCTCTCGGCCGCGCTCTTGGCTGACGGGCGCCTGCTCATCTCCGAGGAAGATGTGTATCGGCGACTGCTCCACCCGCCGGTCCAGCGCCACGACGTGATCTTGCTCGACGTCGATACCTCACCGGACCGCCGCCTCGGCGAAGTGAGCGCGCGGTTCTACTCTCCCGCTGGACTTGCGGCCGCCGCCGAGCACCTGTCGCCGGGCGGGGTGTTCGCGGTGTGGTCGTACGCCGAGAGTGCGGAGTTCGAGCAGGCGATGCGTAGCGTCTTTGGTAAGGTCCGCGTGGAGCCGGTGGACTTCAAGAACCCGATGCTGGACGAGGACGAGACCAACTGGTTGTTCTTCGGGACGCGGGAGTGAGCTTCTCGCCTAGCGCCGCCGCGCGGTCTCGAGCACCGGCTCCAAGAAATCGACGTCGAGCTCATCATTCCAGATCACGAGCGCGGCCCCAACCTCGAGCCCGAGGCGAGTGAAGGCGACCCGGTCGAAAGCGTAGACGTCTTCCATCACCACGATCACGACCGGGCGGAGCTCCTGCACGCGCACGGCGACGTCCGCCACACTCACGGGGTGCACGCGGTAGTCGAGCGCGTCCACCGCGTACCGGCAGCGGGCGATGAACTCTGGACTTGCACCGATCACGGCGATGCCGGGGATCTTCGCCGGCAACGCGGGTTCGGGAGGGAGGGACTCCGGTCGACCCAGCTCGATGTCGGGCGCCTCGGCTGCGGCGACGGTTGGTGCGGGCGCCGCGACCGGCGCGCTTGCGGCGCTCGGCGCGATGGTCACGTGGGCCCGGAGCGCTCCGCTCGGCGCTTCGGCAGGCGGTGCGCGGCGCGGCGGCGGTGGTGGGCGAGCTCGCCCGGCGTCGGAGGTTCGTGACTGAGCAGCGAGCTTCCGTTTGTCGAACGAAGGCGGCAAGAACGTCGGCGTCACGCCGTAGTGACGCTGAAGCGCGGCGCTCACATCGTCCGGCGCGGCCACCATCGCTTGAACGGCGCAGCCGATGGCCCGGCTACAATCCGCAAGCCCGTCGGCGTTCGTCGGATCGTCGGTCGCGACGTAGAGCACTCGTTTGCCACTTTGATTGCGCATGCAGACCGGCACGAACCGGTGCCGCTCGGCGATCTGGCGAGGCAACAGCGCCACGACGTCAGCGGCGGGGTCGAGACCCACGAGCGTCACCCACGGCAAGCTCAGCTGAAACGACAACACGTGGGTGAGTCGCTCGGGGGTGATCAAGCCCCGGCTGACGAGCACTCGCCCGAGCCGTCGTCCGGTGGCGCGGTGCTCCACCAGGCACTCATCGAGCGCCGCCTGTTCGATCAGGCCATGCCGCACGAGCAGCACGCCGAGCGGCTGGCGAGTCGGGTTTTCCACGCCACCACTTTACCCTCGGCGCGAGAACTTTTCGCCTGGTCATTTACTGCCTGTGGACAACTTTTGCGGGGGCATCACCAGCGCAGCAGCCTGAACAGCCAGCAGCTCACGACACAGGCGCCGACGCTTCGGCAGCGGCCGCCGGAAACGAGTGCTAAACGGGAGACAGCCGTGCTTCGACAGGACTACATCGGTCGCCTGATTCAGCAGCTCGCCGAGGCGCTCGCGCGCGCGGCTCGCCGGGTGAAAGAGGACCAGCTCGACGAGGCGGACGCCGAGATCGCCGCCGCCGAACAGGCGCTGGGTCTGCCGCGTGGGCTCGAGCTCTTTGACCCGCGCTCGGCCGCGTTGCTGCTAGGCGGCGGAGACAAGGTCGTGCTCGCCGCGCTGTTGCTCGAACACCGCGCGCTGGTAGCGTCCGCGCGAGGCGCCACGGTTGCCGCACGCCAGAAACGGGCGCGCGCGCTGTCGCTGCTCGGGCACGCAACACCTCACGAGCTCGGCAAAGAGGCAGCGGAGCTCCGGACCCGCCTGGGTGAGGCGTCAGCGCCCCCGGAGAGCTGAGCAAGGCGCCCGGAGCGCAGGGCAACTGCGCGATCTCACCCAAACGAAGGCTTGGACTCGAGCTTCGGCAATCGGAACAGGCGCTGCGAGCAGCGGAAGCGCCGCGGATCGTCTACACTCGACGCCATGCGGGCTACGCAGCGTTGGGCTTGGGCTCTGGGTCTCGTGTCGGCGGTCAGTGCCATCGCCGGGGCGTGTGGCGGTGACGACGGCGGCACCGCTGACAACGGCGGTGCGAGCACCGGCGCGAAGAACGGTACGGGCAGCACGAGTGGCACCGGCTCGACGAGCGGCAGCGGCGGCCTCCAGCTCGATGTGAACAACGGCGACACCAGCTCGTCGGCCAGCATCAAACCCGAAAATCCCGTGCTGACCGCGAAGTGTGGCCAACCCCCACCCACGGTGCAGCTCGACGCCTACGACAACGGCGCAAAAGCCAACGCGCTCTGGTTGGTCGACAAGGCCGAGATCGGCACCATCGACAAGAGCGGGCTCTTCACGGCCTCGGGCAAGGCCGGCGGAGTCGCGACAGTGGAGGCCACGGTCGGCACGCAGAAGGTGACGACGA is part of the Myxococcales bacterium genome and encodes:
- a CDS encoding 1-acyl-sn-glycerol-3-phosphate acyltransferase, with protein sequence MSASYRSAVTVVRLLVRAFFRRVEVSGLENVPSSGGGLIVAAHPNGLVDPGLILAFFPRPVAFGARHGLFRLPLLGWVMRGAGAVPIYRAVDAKAGGGDRRAQNQRSLTALAQAISGGAFAALFPEGISHDAPRLMELKTGAARLYYQARAECPDKRPVIIPVGLHYDDKRAFRSYALVEFHPPLELSAELDIAPPPDESDDVVKERARALTDEIETRLSDIVHPTETWELHHLMHRARKLVRAERAHRAAADPGRPDMQEKVLGFARIWSGYNTRLASHPDEVATVLGRLRSYDLTLRALAVEDHDLDLDPRLASPWLGFLLFLQLATVYLVLPPLLIVGYLVNLPVALLLIGVSKLTSRAYKDEATVKLLLGALLFPLAWISVGVLAARGNALLGVALPGVPDVPVLAGISMGLLACVGGAAGMRYLRVARETARAVRVRLFRRWRRREVERLRVERSALFDAIISFSVGLELPGRVDSKGRVVREPSADA